From the genome of Triticum aestivum cultivar Chinese Spring chromosome 3B, IWGSC CS RefSeq v2.1, whole genome shotgun sequence, one region includes:
- the LOC123068960 gene encoding probable galactinol--sucrose galactosyltransferase 2, whose protein sequence is MTVTPQITVSDGRLAVRGRTVLSGVPDNIAAAHAAGAGLVDGAFVGATAAEAKSHHVFTFGTLRDCRFMCLFRFKLWWMTQRMGTSGRDVPLETQFILIEVPAAAGNDDDDSDGDSEPVYLVMLPLLEGQFRTVLQGNDQDELQICIESGDKAVQTEQGMNSVYVHAGTNPFDTITQAVKAVEKHMQTFHHREKKKVPSFVDWFGWCTWDAFYTDVTADGVKQGLRSLAEGGVPPRFLIIDDGWQQIGSENKEDPSVAVQEGAQFASRLTGIKENTKFQSKHDQDDTPGLKRLVEETKKEHGVKSVYVWHAMAGYWGGVKPSAAGMEHYESALAYPVQSPGVTGNQPDIVMDSLSVLGLGLVHPRKVYNFYDELHAYLAACGVDGVKVDVQNIVETLGAGHGGRVALTRAYHRALEASVARNFPDNGCISCMCHNTDMLYSAKQTAVVRASDDFYPRDPASHTVHISSVAYNTLFLGEFMQPDWDMFHSLHPAAEYHGAARAIGGCPIYVSDKPGNHNFDLLKKLVLPDGSVLRAQLPGRPTRDCLFSDPARDGASLLKIWNMDKCAGVVGVFNCQGAGWCRVVKKTRIHDEAPGTLTGSVRAEDVEGIAQAAGTDDRGGDAVVYAHRAGELVRLPRGATLPVTLKRLEYELFHVCPIRTVAPDVSFAPIGLLHMFNAGGAVEECTVKTDEDDKATVALRVRGCGRFGAYCSRRPVKCSLDSGDVEFGYNTENGLVTVDVPVPEKDMYRWTLEIRV, encoded by the exons ATGACGGTGACACCGCAGATCACGGTGAGCGACGGGAGGCTGGCGGTGCGCGGCCGGACGGTGCTGTCCGGCGTGCCGGACAACATCGCCGCGGCGCACGCTGCGGGGGCTGGGCTCGTCGACGGGGCCTTCGTCGGCGCCACGGCCGCCGAGGCCAAGAGCCACCACGTCTTCACCTTCGGAACTCTCCG CGATTGCCGATTCATGTGCCTGTTCCGGTTCAAGCTGTGGTGGATGACGCAGCGCATGGGCACCTCCGGCCGCGACGTCCCGCTGGAGACCCAATTCATCCTCATCGaggtccctgccgccgccggcaACGACGACGACGACTCGGACGGCGACAGCGAGCCGGTGTACCTGGTGATGCTGCCGCTGCTGGAGGGGCAGTTCCGCACGGTGCTCCAGGGCAACGACCAAGACGAGCTCCAGATCTGCATCGAGAGCG GGGACAAAGCGGTGCAGACGGAGCAGGGCATGAACAGTGTGTACGTCCACGCCGGCACCAACCCCTTCGACACCATCACCCAGGCCGTCAA GGCCGTTGAGAAGCACATGCAGACGTTCCACCACAGGGAGAAGAAAAAG GTGCCGTCGTTTGTGGACTGGTTCGGGTGGTGCACGTGGGACGCTTTCTACACGGACGTGACGGCCGACGGCGTCAAGCAAGGGCTCCGCAGCCTGGCGGAGGGCGGCGTGCCGCCTCGGTTCCTCATCATTGACGACGGCTGGCAGCAGATCGGCAGCGAGAACAAGGAGGACCCCAGCGTCGCTGTCCAGGAAGGGGCGCAGTTCGCGAGCAGGCTCACCGGCATCAAGGAGAACACCAAGTTCCAGAGCAAGCATGACCAGGACGACACCCCGGGGCTGAAGCGGCTGGTGGAGGAGACCAAGAAGGAGCACGGCGTCAAGAGCGTCTACGTCTGGCACGCCATGGCCGGCTACTGGGGCGGCGTCAAGCCGTCGGCGGCCGGGATGGAGCACTACGAGTCGGCGCTGGCGTACCCCGTGCAGTCGCCGGGCGTCACGGGCAACCAGCCGGACATCGTCATGGACTCGCTCTCCGTGCTCGGCCTCGGCCTCGTGCACCCCCGCAAGGTCTACAACTTCTACGACGAGCTCCACGCCTACCTGGCCGCCTGCGGCGTCGACGGCGTCAAGGTGGACGTGCAGAACATCGTGGAGACCCTCGGCGCGGGCCACGGCGGCCGCGTCGCGCTCACCCGCGCCTACCACCGCGCGCTAGAGGCCTCCGTCGCCCGCAACTTCCCGGACAACGGCTGCATCTCCTGCATGTGCCACAACACCGACATGCTCTACAGCGCCAAGCAGACCGCCGTCGTGCGCGCCTCCGACGACTTCTACCCGCGCGACCCGGCGTCGCACACCGTCCACATCTCCTCCGTCGCATACAACACGCTCTTCCTCGGCGAATTCATGCAGCCCGACTGGGACATGTTCCAT AGCCTGCACCCGGCGGCGGAGTACCACGGCGCGGCGAGGGCCATCGGCGGCTGCCCCATTTATGTCAGCGACAAGCCTGGGAACCACAACTTCGACCTTCTCAAGAAGTTGGTGCTCCCCGACGGCTCCGTGCTCCGCGCGCAGCTCCCCGGCAGGCCCACGCGCGACTGCCTCTTCTCCGACCCGGCGCGCGATGGTGCCAG CTTGCTCAAGATATGGAACATGGACAAGTGCGCCGGCGTGGTGGGGGTGTTCAACTGCCAGGGCGCGGGGTGGTGCCGCGTCGTCAAGAAGACGAGGATCCACGACGAGGCGCCCGGGACGCTCACCGGCTCGGTGCGCGCCGAGGACGTGGAGGGCATCGCTCAGGCCGCCGGCACCGACGACAGGGGCGGTGACGCCGTGGTGTACGCGCACCGGGCGGGGGAGCTCGTGCGGCTGCCCCGGGGCGCCACGCTGCCGGTGACGCTCAAGAGGCTCGAGTACGAGCTGTTCCACGTCTGCCCCATCCGCACCGTGGCGCCGGACGTGTCCTTCGCGCCCATCGGGCTGCTCCACATGTTCAACGCCGGCGGCGCCGTCGAAGAATGCACCGTCAAGACGGACGAGGACGACAAGGCCACTGTGGCGCTCAGGGTGCGCGGCTGCGGCCGGTTTGGCGCGTACTGCTCGCGGAGGCCGGTGAAATGCTCCCTCGACTCGGGTGACGTGGAGTTTGGCTACAACACCGAGAATGGGCTCGTCACGGTCGATGTGCCGGTCCCGGAGAAGGATATGTACCGGTGGACGTTGGAGATTCGGGTCTAG